One window of the Cryptomeria japonica chromosome 7, Sugi_1.0, whole genome shotgun sequence genome contains the following:
- the LOC131028337 gene encoding uncharacterized protein LOC131028337 produces MGNEMPNRNIQAGPEEDNMQNQTSQQSSSDGVVAPIEKKMPKSTPLGILEDDSGSGSKKEATTNKDAMASKVKTSAVDGDQQVQGKNSEENTQKSAIGHEVDAARVLDDKIIEPQKALVPAEESIKRQEGSSMNEEVLTNDTEYNGNKDENTTPPKLEIAAMQVEGKHFDESIKISLAELKQPFPESESIINDNQTETVVSIANQMTVNERMLPTLMNACESTGEITDMSSSNAKSEVCAKKDPNLEYNEDKQAVDEVALQSGTQEPLVMSLPSEDVQKMSSPQASGAHCAAGAKDIQINPVTALQILSQQHGLEEMSTEDKIFSATELCSSQAESTKMSNGLQPFSEVKQDADLMHVQQKTMSTEENGLKEPVKQPSGASNILNEMKGENISTENAKINSSEVSNGFLHDENIKAKELKIISELGKPEIPTVVLLEKREPEKREVDITDVEVMEKNVKQQSASEILEENNSFQINSSEVSNGLLHNENIKAKEEKITSELGKPEIPTVVPLEKSEPEKREVDITAVELMEKNVKPQSDSEILEENNSFQINSSEGSNGLLHDENIKAKEEKITSELGKPESPTVVPLEKSEPEKQEKDITAVEVMEKNVKPQSASENLEENNSLLLHQGLEYKNNTVSEVENGLLKVPNCLQSKLEPIQGNQGRSETVLAVIDAIQESVTLLSPPEHMDTSDMTLLQELKIEASNEGVSNIVDKLENPAFEQFTDEFLQNDHDKGGEINIANGTMDGPPPLGSIDKMNMVPLVKTKDKPSGTSVTVLANEVSQLAEIVVPESSASMYTIEVEGHDFNNQNKAANIATFSFEKKEQPLQSQNDWHAKEKLNGMTQKDERDIFEPEVNKLNDYKDSLSSSEFTSNQTEEKSDQTLQNSSSSIKDSPQEQEDVSEASDNEMQKQDVNGGDTKNGNAENGMLSILDKEIPTWPATNITSTAGTTDEQHSDMGKEDPIQLGDKSKPTTTSNSELYPKDYVSCPTLESWHEGSEDDPKTPLLATAPGSPEEKKESRLQDNLDMDDTRVSLERTDSEKIRTPLRHLFKDDSTVAVPEQIVVPKEQGIAKEKSVKDIWGSPAKLVSTPPSKEKQKTKSIFTQCICCSAVH; encoded by the exons ATGGGGAATGAGATGCCTAACAGAAATATCCAAGCTGGTCCAG AGGAGGACAATATGCAGAATCAGACTTCCCAACAATCTTCTTCAGATGGTGTTGTAGCTCCAATTGAGAAGAAAATGCCCAAATCAACGCCTTTAGGAATCCTTGAAGATGATTCGGGCTCAGGGTCAAAGAAAGAAGCCACAACTAATAAGGATGCTATGGCTTCGAAGGTTAAAACTTCTGCTGTGGATGGTGATCAGCAGGTTCAAGGCAAGAATTCTGAAGAGAATACGCAAAAATCAGCAATCGGACACGAAGTTGATGCAGCGCGAGTGTTAGATGACAAGATCATTGAACCTCAGAAAGCATTAGTGCCAGCTGAAGAATCGATCAAAAGACAAGAAGGATCATCAATGAATGAGGAAGTGCTAACCAATGACACAG AGTACAATGGTAACAAGGATGAAAACACCACACCACCAAAACTAGAAATTGCTGCTATGCAAGTTGAGGGTAAGCATTTTGATGAGTCCATCAAGATCTCACTTGCTGAGTTAAAGCAACCTTTTCCTGAATCAGAATCcatcatcaatgacaatcaaacaGAAACTGTTGTTAGCATTGCAAATCAAATGACTGTGAATGAAAGGATGCTCCCTACTCTTATGAATGCATGTGAATCTACTGGAGAGATAACAGATATGAGCAGTTCCAATGCTAAAAGTGAAGTTTGTGCCAAGAAAGATCCAAATCTGGAATATAATGAAGACAAGCAAGCTGTGGATGAGGTTGCTCTGCAAAGTGGAACACAAGAACCTCTAGTTATGAGCTTACCTTCAGAGGACGTACAGAAAATGTCATCTCCACAAGCTTCAGGTGCACACT GTGCAGCAGGAGCAAAGGATATCCAAATCAATCCAGTCACGGCACTTCAAATACTTTCCCAACAGCATG GGCTTGAAGAGATGTCCACAGAAGATAAAATATTCTCTGCAACTGAATTATGTTCTAGTCAGGCGGAATCAACTAAGATGTCAAATGGCTTGCAGCCTTTTTCAGAAGTTAAACAGGACGCAGATCTAATGCATGTGCAACAGAAGACAATGTCAACTGAagaaaatggtttaaaagaaccaGTCAAACAACCCAGTGGAGCTTCCAACATACTAAATGAGATGAAGGGAGAAAATATCAGTACtgaaaatgcaaaaataaataGCTCTGAGGTGAGCAATGGATTCCTGCATGATGAAAACATAAAGGCCAAAGAGCTCAAAATAATTTCAGAACTGGGAAAGCCTGAAATTCCTACTGTTGTGCTTTTGGAGAAAAGAGAACCAGAGAAACGGGAAGTAGACATTACAGATGTGGAGGTTATGGAAAAGAATGTGAAACAACAATCTGCTTCAGAGATTCTGGAGGAGAATAATTCATTTCAAATAAATAGCTCTGAGGTGAGCAATGGACTACTGCATAATGAAAACATAAAGGCCAAAGAGGAAAAAATAACATCAGAACTGGGAAAACCTGAAATTCCTACTGTTGTGCCTTTGGAGAAAAGTGAACCAGAGAAACGGGAAGTAGACATTACTGCTGTGGAGCTTATGGAAAAGAATGTGAAACCACAATCTGATTCAGAGATTCTGGAGGAGAACAATTCATTTCAAATAAATAGCTCTGAGGGGAGCAATGGATTACTGCATGATGAAAACATAAAGGCCAAAGAGGAAAAAATAACATCAGAACTGGGAAAACCTGAAAGTCCTACTGTTGTGCCTTTGGAGAAAAGTGAACCAGAGAAACAGGAAAAAGACATTACTGCTGTTGAGGTTATGGAAAAGAATGTGAAACCACAATCTGCTTCAGAGAATCTGGAGGAGAATAATTCACTTCTCCTGCATCAAGGATTGGAATATAAAAACAATACTGTGTCGGAAGTGGAAAATGGGTTGTTAAAAGTTCCTAATTGCTTACAGTCTAAATTAGAACCAATTCAAGGCAATCAAGGTAGATCAGAAACAGTTTTGGCTGTAATTGATGCGATTCAAGAGTCTGTCACTTTGCTATCTCCTCCAGAACACATGGATACCTCAGATATGACTCTTCTGCAGGAATTGAAGATTGAAGCATCCAATGAAGGTGTTTCCAATATTGTGGACAAGCTAGAAAACCCTGCTTTCGAGCAGTTTACTGATGAGTTCCTTCAGAATGATCATGACAAAGGTGGGGAAATAAATATTGCAAATGGAACAATGGATGGACCACCTCCATTGGGATCTATCGACAAAATGAATATGGTACCCTTGGTTAAAACTAAGGATAAACCATCCGGCACTTCTGTCACTGTGTTGGCTAATGAAGTAAGCCAGCTAGCAGAAATTGTGGTTCCAGAGTCCTCTGCTTCTATGTACACAATTGAAGTTGAAGGACATGATTTCAATAATCAAAATAAAGCAGCAAACATTGCCACCTTCAGTTTTGAAAAGAAAGAGCAACCCCTACAAAGCCAAAATGACTGGCACGCTAAAGAAAAATTGAATGGAATGACTCAAAAAGATGAAAGGGACATCTTCGAACCTGAGGTTAACAAGTTAAATGATTATAAAGATTCTCTCTCCAGCAGTGAATTTACTTCCAACCAAACTGAAGAAAAATCAGATCAGACCTTGCAGAATTCAAGTAGTTCTATTAAAGATTCGCCTCAGGAACAGGAAGATGTAAGCGAAGCCTCAGACAATGAAATGCAGAAGCAAGATGTGAATGGAGGAGATACCAAGAACGGGAATGCAGAAAATGGTATGCTGTCCATTCTGGATAAAGAAATTCCAACGTGGCCTGCTACTAACATTACATCAACAG CTGGTACAACGGATGAACAACACTCGGACATGGGCAAGGAAGATCCAATTCAACTAGGGGACAAGTCTAAGCCTACAACAACTTCAAACAGTGAACTGTACCCTAAAGATTATGTGAGTTGCCCGACACTAGAATCATGGCATGAAGGAAGTGAAGATGATCCGAAGACACCATTACTTGCTACAGCTCCAGGATCACCTGAGGAAAAGAAGGAATCAAGATTGCAGGATAATTTAGACATGGATGATACCAGAGTGTCCTTAGAAAGGACTGATTCTGAAAAAATCCGTACTCCTCTGCGCCATCTTTTTAAAGATGATTCCACTGTTGCAGTGCCTGAACAAATTGTTGTGCCAAAAGAACAAGGGATTGCTAAAGAAAAATCTGTCAAAGACATTTGGGGATCACCTGCAAAACTTGTTTCTACTCCACCTAGTAAAGAGAAGCAAAAGACAAAGTCTATCTTCACCCAGTGCATCTGTTGCTCAGCAGTACATTAA